From Rutidosis leptorrhynchoides isolate AG116_Rl617_1_P2 chromosome 3, CSIRO_AGI_Rlap_v1, whole genome shotgun sequence, a single genomic window includes:
- the LOC139897968 gene encoding pentatricopeptide repeat-containing protein At2g15690, mitochondrial-like: protein MMSLMAIRRTKLSSSLKFTSFFNRNSIKTLTSSTAPNSFSSPPNHHHRSNPNNQYNDQFNQRYPNHQNHSPPQNPNQRFNYPQNVAQQNYQHQHYPQNANQQNYNYQQNPNLRQNYPPIAPIQRQNVQQQQQQQPFNYSPQNPNHAPVKKVDLLSVCKEGKLKEAIELMGQGELADADCFGVLFALCGKMKKLEEAKKVHDYFLRSSYRGDMQLVHKVIDMYFKCGSMVDARRVFDHMSDRNIDAWHLIINGYAGNGLGDDGLMMFEDMRNTGLEPNEETFIAVLDSCAAADAIEEGFIHFEAMQKEYKISPNIEHYLGVLGLFGKPGHVDQASEYVEKLPFEPTSEIWEALMNYARIHGDVDLEDRAEGILTGLDPSKTDPKKIPTPRPKKFSAINMLEGKNRVSEFRSPTLYKDEEKFRAANKEQVYVPDTRYVLHDIDQEAKEQALLYHSERLAIAFGLISTPARTPLRIIKNLRICGDCHNAVKIMSRIVGRELIVRDNRRFHHFKEGKCSCGDYW from the coding sequence ATGATGTCTCTAATGGCGATTCGCAGGACAAAACTCAGTTCCTCACTCAAGTTCACATCTTTTTTTAATCGTAATAGTATCAAAACCCTAACTTCTTCAACTGCCCCAAACAGTTTCAGTTCACCACCAAATCATCATCACCGATCAAACCCTAATAATCAATATAACGATCAATTCAATCAAAGATACCCAAATCATCAAAATCATTCACCGCCACAAAACCCTAATCAGCGCTTTAATTACCCTCAAAATGTTGCCCAACAGAATTATCAGCATCAACATTACCCCCAAAATGCTAACCAACAGAATTATAATTATCAGCAAAACCCTAATCTGCGTCAAAATTACCCTCCAATTGCTCCAATTCAAAGACAAAATGTTCAacagcaacagcagcagcagccGTTTAATTACTCACCACAAAACCCCAATCATGCTCCTGTAAAAAAAGTTGATTTATTGAGTGTATGTAAAGAGGGAAAGCTTAAGGAAGCTATTGAATTGATGGGGCAAGGTGAGCTTGCTGATGCTGATTGTTTTGGGGTTTTATTTGCGCTATGTGGGAAAATGAAGAAACTTGAAGAAGCTAAGAAAGTGCATGATTACTTTTTGAGATCGAGTTATCGAGGTGATATGCAGTTGGTTCATAAAGTGATCGATATGTACTTTAAATGTGGAAGTATGGTGGATGCACGCAGGGTGTTCGATCATATGTCTGACAGAAATATAGATGCTTGGCATTTGATTATTAATGGGTATGCAGGTAATGGGTTAGGTGATGATGGATTGATGATGTTTGAGGATATGAGAAATACTGGATTGGAGCCAAACGAAGAAACGTTTATTGCTGTTTTAGATTCGTGTGCTGCTGCTGATGCTATAGAAGAGGGTTTTATACATTTTGAAGCTATGCAGAAAGAGTACAAAATTAGTCCAAATATCGAACACTATTTGGGGGTGTTAGGTCTTTTTGGTAAACCTGGACATGTTGATCAAGCTTCGGAGTACGTAGAGAAACTTCCGTTTGAACCCACGTCTGAAATATGGGAAGCGTTAATGAACTATGCGCGAATTCATGGTGACGTTGATTTAGAGGATCGAGCTGAGGGGATACTGACTGGTCTTGATCCATCAAAAACCGACCCTAAAAAAATCCCGACCCCACGTCCTAAAAAATTCTCTGCTATTAATATGCTTGAAGGTAAGAATAGGGTGAGCGAGTTTAGGAGCCCGACGCTTTACAAAGACGAAGAAAAATTTAGGGCTGCTAATAAGGAACAAGTTTATGTCCCGGATACTAGATATGTTCTTCATGATATTGATCAAGAAGCTAAAGAACAGGCGTTGCTTTATCATAGTGAACGTTTGGCGATTGCGTTTGGATTGATATCTACGCCAGCAAGGACACCGTTAAGGATCATTAAGAATCTTCGTATTTGTGGGGATTGTCATAATGCGGTAAAGATTATGTCGAGAATTGTGGGTCGGGAATTGATTGTTAGAGATAACAGGAGGTTTCATCATTTCAAGGAAGGAAAATGTTCATGTGGTGATTATTGGTGA
- the LOC139897969 gene encoding protein disulfide-isomerase SCO2-like: protein MYSINPNSIFTKPPTTTYLPPPATILRPRATADNLNWPFTLSAVADSYSSPGNLNNIDLAGAPTPVDKRRNRNLSNDINSSNSNSKINAKERWSRDRESYLTDDDDPLPLPMTYPDTSPVSPDVIDKRLRCDPMIEDCKEVVYEWTGKCRSCQGSGYVSYYNKRGKEVACKCIPCQGIGYVQKITARKDIDVMEDLDNGKLP, encoded by the exons ATGTATTCCATAAACCCTAATTCTATCTTCACCAAACCCCCAACCACCACTTACCTACCACCTCCGGCCACCATCCTCCGTCCCCGAGCTACCGCAGACAACCTCAACTGGCCATTCACTCTATCCGCCGTCGCCGATTCTTACTCATCTCCCGGTAATCTCAATAATATCGATCTTGCCGGAGCTCCAACACCTGTAGATAAACGACGTAACCGTAATTTATCTAACGATATTAATAGCAGTAACAGTAATAGTAAAATAAATGCAAAGGAGAGATGGTCACGTGACCGTGAGAGTTACTTAACTGACGATGATGATCCTTTGCCGTTACCGATGACGTATCCTGATACGTCACCGGTGTCTCCTGATGTTATTGATAAGCGGTTACGCTGCGATCCAATGATCGAG GATTGTAAGGAAGTAGTTTACGAATGGACTGGAAAATGTCGAAGTTGTCAAGGATCAGGATACGTGAGTTATTACAACAAAAGGGGAAAGGAAGTTGCCTGCAAATGCATACCCTGCCAAGGGATAG GTTACGTCCAAAAGATTACAGCACGCAAGGACATTGATGTAATGGAGGATCTAGATAATGGAAAACTTCCTTGA